In the genome of Rhodoplanes sp. Z2-YC6860, one region contains:
- a CDS encoding Tim44 domain-containing protein, giving the protein MVEVEMPQDAESSGLISLLWAIWVYLNIYWWLDNLSSTEQTDKNWPQRQLFGWSGKITTIPSLAAAAVPHHLAALVSEILRRDGGGLVEDFLGKLLNAYETIVVAFESGDRTTLRGLVSADVYDALTDAMTVRESQQITIETVFSRLDAPEIVNGSIDEAHMEISVRFIGECFRLCRNAAGELVEGTDRYRNIEIWTFARAPSSRESAWRVVATEACV; this is encoded by the coding sequence ATGGTGGAGGTGGAAATGCCTCAAGATGCTGAAAGCTCGGGATTGATCTCCCTGTTGTGGGCCATCTGGGTGTACCTGAACATCTACTGGTGGCTCGATAATCTGTCGTCGACGGAACAGACCGACAAGAATTGGCCGCAGCGCCAGCTGTTCGGCTGGTCGGGCAAAATCACGACGATCCCGTCGCTCGCCGCTGCGGCCGTGCCGCACCATCTCGCAGCGCTTGTATCCGAGATACTTCGGCGTGATGGCGGCGGTCTGGTGGAAGATTTTCTGGGCAAATTGCTGAACGCGTATGAAACGATCGTAGTCGCGTTCGAGTCCGGTGATCGGACGACGCTTCGCGGGCTGGTGTCTGCCGACGTCTATGATGCGCTGACGGACGCGATGACGGTCCGAGAATCGCAACAGATCACCATCGAGACGGTGTTCTCGCGGCTCGACGCGCCCGAGATCGTCAACGGATCGATCGACGAGGCACACATGGAGATTTCCGTCCGGTTCATCGGCGAGTGTTTCAGACTTTGCCGCAACGCCGCGGGCGAGCTTGTCGAAGGAACGGACAGGTACCGCAATATCGAAATCTGGACGTTTGCGCGAGCGCCCTCGTCCCGCGAAAGCGCATGGCGCGTGGTGGCGACGGAGGCCTGTGTCTGA
- a CDS encoding 5-formyltetrahydrofolate cyclo-ligase, which translates to MSAAMMDNDDNASPIECASPPCFMHEVDPAYAGLDCPAQATALPVTTWPVVAQWREAERQRLISDRLSLDAATRADHARRISLLLDELIGDPAGLIVSAYWPFRGEPNLQPWLRDLRARGAETALPVVIAKKTPLVFRLWRDGDLLARGVWNIPVPSDGREVQPDIVIAPVVGFDTGCYRLGYGGGFFDRTLAQLPASTTAIGVGYAQAAIATIEPQPFDIPMHHIVTESDIRTRHTAR; encoded by the coding sequence ATGAGCGCAGCAATGATGGATAACGACGACAATGCCTCGCCGATCGAGTGCGCATCGCCGCCATGCTTCATGCATGAGGTCGATCCGGCCTATGCTGGGCTCGATTGTCCCGCGCAAGCCACCGCCTTGCCGGTCACAACGTGGCCGGTTGTGGCGCAATGGCGCGAGGCCGAACGCCAGCGGCTGATCTCAGATCGGCTGTCGTTGGACGCTGCCACCCGCGCGGACCATGCACGCCGGATTTCGCTGCTTCTCGACGAGCTGATCGGTGATCCCGCGGGCCTCATTGTCAGCGCCTACTGGCCGTTCCGCGGCGAGCCGAATCTGCAACCATGGCTTCGGGACCTGCGCGCCCGCGGCGCGGAGACGGCACTACCGGTCGTGATCGCAAAGAAGACGCCGTTGGTCTTTCGTCTCTGGCGGGATGGCGACCTGCTCGCCCGCGGCGTGTGGAACATCCCTGTTCCGTCTGACGGCCGGGAGGTCCAGCCGGACATCGTTATTGCGCCGGTGGTCGGATTTGACACTGGCTGCTATCGGCTCGGCTATGGCGGCGGCTTCTTCGATCGGACACTCGCGCAACTGCCAGCCTCCACGACCGCCATCGGCGTCGGCTATGCGCAGGCCGCGATCGCGACGATCGAACCCCAACCGTTCGATATTCCGATGCACCACATTGTAACCGAAAGCGATATCAGGACGCGTCACACCGCGCGCTGA
- a CDS encoding PAS domain S-box protein has translation MDREFEPILADLGEAILATSADAIVATDRRGVIRFWNPGAVRIFGFTKDEAVGASLDLIIPERLRKRHWDGWEHVMATGRTRYGAGDLLAVPAITKDRRQISVEFTITLLHDAERRIIGMAAVFRDVTARFEETRRLKRELAERPR, from the coding sequence ATGGATCGGGAGTTCGAGCCGATTCTGGCGGACCTTGGTGAGGCGATTCTCGCAACGTCCGCCGACGCCATTGTCGCAACCGACCGGCGGGGCGTGATCCGCTTCTGGAATCCCGGTGCTGTCCGTATCTTCGGCTTCACAAAGGACGAAGCTGTCGGCGCCTCGCTCGATCTGATCATCCCCGAGCGGCTTCGGAAGCGACATTGGGACGGCTGGGAACACGTCATGGCGACAGGCCGGACACGGTATGGAGCCGGCGATCTGCTTGCGGTCCCGGCCATCACCAAGGATCGGCGCCAGATCTCGGTCGAGTTCACGATCACCCTGCTTCACGATGCCGAGCGGCGGATCATCGGTATGGCCGCGGTCTTTCGCGACGTGACGGCGCGCTTCGAAGAGACCCGCCGGCTGAAGCGGGAGTTGGCGGAACGCCCCCGGTGA